A region from the Paenarthrobacter aurescens genome encodes:
- a CDS encoding carbohydrate ABC transporter permease → MSILVKNTRKPNSNSQRAAWEEEPGVVAKAGKFLILGAVVLAVLGPLYTIVLTSVSSQATITQAGGLVLIPGEITFAAYQQILSGGVVTRAVLVSVGVTATGTLLSMVVSVLCAYGLSRPGSFAHTPILFTLLITMFFSAGIIPAYLLVSSLGLINTYWALILPSCISVFNIIILRGFFMGIDRGILDSARMDGASDWRTLTQIVLPMSKAVTAVIALFYGVGYWNAFFNAVLYINDSAMNPLQVVLRSYVLQGVTVPGQIDVGQGAAASPALQMAVIVLAMVPILIVYPFVQKHFTKGVMIGAVKG, encoded by the coding sequence ATGAGCATCCTGGTCAAGAACACCAGAAAACCAAACAGCAACTCCCAACGTGCAGCGTGGGAAGAAGAACCGGGTGTTGTGGCGAAGGCGGGGAAATTCCTGATCCTCGGCGCCGTGGTCCTTGCCGTGCTGGGGCCGCTCTACACCATTGTGCTGACCAGCGTTTCTTCCCAAGCCACCATCACCCAAGCCGGTGGTTTGGTACTGATCCCGGGGGAGATCACTTTTGCCGCATACCAGCAGATCCTCAGCGGCGGCGTGGTCACCAGGGCGGTGCTGGTCAGTGTGGGGGTTACTGCAACCGGCACGCTTTTGAGCATGGTGGTGTCCGTTCTGTGTGCCTATGGGTTGTCACGCCCCGGCTCCTTCGCCCACACACCCATACTGTTTACCCTTCTGATCACCATGTTCTTCAGCGCGGGCATCATTCCGGCGTATCTGCTGGTGTCCAGCCTGGGCCTGATCAACACCTACTGGGCGTTGATCCTGCCCAGCTGCATCTCCGTTTTCAACATCATCATCCTCCGCGGCTTCTTCATGGGAATTGACCGCGGCATCCTGGACAGCGCCCGCATGGACGGTGCGAGTGACTGGCGGACCCTCACGCAGATTGTCCTGCCCATGTCCAAGGCTGTCACCGCCGTCATCGCGCTTTTCTACGGCGTTGGGTATTGGAACGCCTTCTTCAACGCCGTCCTCTACATCAATGACAGCGCCATGAATCCGCTTCAGGTGGTTCTGCGTTCCTACGTGCTCCAGGGCGTGACGGTACCGGGACAGATCGACGTCGGCCAAGGGGCGGCAGCTTCGCCCGCACTGCAGATGGCCGTCATTGTGCTGGCCATGGTGCCCATCCTGATCGTCTACCCGTTCGTTCAGAAACACTTCACCAAGGGCGTCATGATCGGCGCGGTCAAGGGATGA
- a CDS encoding beta-galactosidase gives MQLRSHGLKNVTDAAGLLFGADYNPEQWPEETWPEDISLMKQAGVNIVTVGVFSWARLQPEEGQWNFGWLDRLLDLLANNGIRVCLATPTASPPPWLGHRYPASLPTTADGTTLWYGSRNQFSPSSPAYRAAALAVTSQLAARYADHPAVAMWHVGNELGQVSYDDETAVAFRSWLLRRYGSLDAVNAAWGTAFWSQGYSGWEQILPPRAAPYMHNPTQVLDFHRFTSEALLELFVAERDVIRSHAGQPVTTNLMGFFRGADYFRFAQETDFIGNNHYVDPAEPQSWETAALTHDLCRGLAGGAPWMLMESATSAVSWRGHNVPKDPGALRVDSLAAIARGSDAVCYFQFRQSAFGAERFHSAMVPLAGADTRVFREVCSLGSDLQELRLLAGTPAPSKIAVLFDWDSWWASESPDRPSNRLGVMDQILAYYRPLLRRGHCVEVIHPASSLDRFDLVLAPSLFLLTGKDAESLDAWVLAGGTAVVGPFSGVADSNGHLRSGRHPTVLARMLGVSGEEWRPLAGPERLTFTLGNLPESEALSWSEDLRIHSSSASPVASFASGPLSGKPAVVRNSHGKGWSWYAGAELPESALAAIIEGALKDAGLPSLVAAELPADVELVQRGEYLFVLNHGCETRRVELSGHIKANGPSIDLLTGASHPAELMLPPYGVLVLKSGPFPQDLQSPQKNGN, from the coding sequence ATGCAACTCCGTAGCCACGGCCTGAAGAACGTCACTGATGCGGCCGGCCTGCTCTTTGGAGCGGACTACAACCCGGAGCAATGGCCGGAAGAGACCTGGCCGGAGGACATCTCCCTGATGAAGCAGGCAGGGGTGAACATTGTGACAGTGGGGGTGTTCAGCTGGGCCCGGTTGCAGCCAGAAGAGGGGCAGTGGAACTTCGGCTGGCTGGACCGGCTCCTGGACTTGCTGGCGAACAACGGCATCCGTGTGTGCCTTGCGACGCCCACCGCGTCCCCACCCCCGTGGCTGGGCCACCGCTACCCTGCCTCGCTTCCCACCACTGCGGATGGCACCACGCTCTGGTACGGTTCCCGGAACCAGTTTTCGCCATCATCCCCGGCCTACCGGGCAGCGGCGTTGGCCGTCACTTCCCAGCTCGCCGCACGTTACGCGGACCATCCAGCCGTTGCCATGTGGCATGTGGGCAATGAACTGGGTCAAGTCAGCTACGACGACGAAACTGCGGTGGCTTTCAGGTCCTGGCTGCTGCGCCGCTACGGATCCCTCGACGCCGTCAATGCGGCGTGGGGGACGGCCTTCTGGAGTCAGGGCTACAGCGGGTGGGAACAGATTCTTCCGCCGCGTGCCGCGCCGTACATGCACAACCCCACCCAGGTCCTGGATTTTCACCGGTTCACCTCTGAGGCCCTCCTGGAGTTGTTCGTGGCCGAGCGTGATGTGATCCGAAGCCATGCCGGGCAACCGGTAACCACCAACCTGATGGGATTCTTCCGGGGTGCCGACTATTTCCGTTTTGCGCAGGAAACGGACTTTATCGGCAACAACCACTACGTTGATCCGGCCGAGCCGCAATCATGGGAAACAGCAGCTCTAACGCACGATCTTTGCCGAGGTTTGGCCGGAGGCGCCCCGTGGATGCTGATGGAATCTGCAACCTCCGCAGTCAGTTGGCGGGGCCACAACGTGCCAAAGGATCCCGGCGCGCTCCGGGTGGACTCGTTGGCAGCCATCGCGCGGGGCTCCGATGCCGTGTGCTACTTCCAATTCCGCCAGTCTGCCTTCGGAGCCGAGCGCTTCCATTCGGCCATGGTTCCCTTGGCCGGAGCTGACACCAGGGTGTTCCGTGAAGTCTGCTCGCTGGGCTCTGATCTTCAGGAGCTGCGCCTCCTGGCCGGCACCCCTGCGCCTTCGAAAATAGCGGTCCTGTTCGACTGGGACAGCTGGTGGGCTTCGGAATCCCCGGACCGCCCCAGCAACCGCCTGGGCGTGATGGATCAGATCCTCGCCTATTACCGGCCCCTGCTCCGGCGCGGGCACTGCGTGGAAGTCATCCACCCCGCAAGTTCCCTGGATCGCTTCGATCTGGTTCTTGCCCCGAGCCTGTTCCTGCTGACCGGGAAGGACGCAGAATCACTGGACGCCTGGGTACTTGCCGGCGGCACCGCCGTCGTAGGTCCTTTCAGTGGAGTGGCCGATTCCAACGGCCACCTTCGCAGCGGCAGGCACCCCACAGTGCTTGCCCGGATGCTGGGGGTGAGCGGGGAAGAATGGCGTCCGTTGGCCGGCCCGGAACGGCTGACGTTCACGCTTGGCAACCTCCCGGAGTCGGAGGCGCTGAGCTGGTCCGAGGACCTGCGCATCCACTCCAGCAGTGCCAGCCCCGTGGCATCCTTCGCCTCCGGTCCGCTGTCCGGCAAACCTGCGGTGGTGCGCAACAGCCACGGCAAGGGGTGGAGCTGGTACGCCGGAGCCGAGCTGCCTGAGAGTGCACTGGCCGCGATCATCGAGGGCGCGCTCAAGGATGCCGGGCTCCCCTCTTTGGTGGCCGCGGAACTGCCTGCAGACGTTGAGCTTGTTCAGCGCGGCGAGTACCTCTTCGTGCTCAACCATGGCTGCGAAACTCGCCGCGTAGAGCTCAGCGGGCACATCAAAGCCAACGGCCCCTCCATTGACCTGCTCACGGGCGCCAGCCACCCAGCCGAACTGATGCTGCCTCCTTACGGCGTCCTGGTGCTGAAAAGCGGCCCTTTTCCTCAAGACCTCCAATCGCCACAAAAGAACGGAAACTGA
- a CDS encoding cation transporter, translating to MSQPALRAEGRALRVSLWVSAITAAGALILGVLSGTRIIVFDGAYMGIGLILSAVSLTASSASAAGPTRRFPFGRDALTPFVVLIQGIAVAATLLVAAADAVLVIRDGGAPVSAAIIAVYGAVTAAVGFLVAWWMRRAAPDSDLAGAEIAQWRAGAILSVMMVLGAGVALILQGQGLVDAALYVDPVLVLIACLILAYIPVGLIRSGLNELLEGAPSKEIDAAITEAVHAVRKQYGLQEPLIRSGKVGRKLYVEVDFVVAGSEWNIGQEDAVRRAVVAELEPLGLDVWAYVALTADPTLFE from the coding sequence GTGAGCCAACCGGCGCTCAGGGCTGAGGGACGCGCCCTGCGGGTATCTTTATGGGTCTCAGCCATTACTGCAGCCGGGGCCCTGATCCTGGGCGTGCTCAGCGGAACAAGGATCATTGTCTTTGACGGCGCCTATATGGGCATCGGCCTGATTCTGTCCGCCGTGTCCCTCACAGCTTCCTCCGCTTCAGCGGCCGGACCAACCCGTCGCTTTCCCTTTGGGCGGGATGCTCTGACGCCGTTTGTGGTGTTGATCCAGGGGATCGCGGTGGCCGCCACTCTCCTGGTGGCTGCAGCTGATGCGGTGCTGGTCATTCGCGACGGCGGCGCCCCGGTCAGCGCCGCCATCATTGCCGTTTACGGGGCGGTTACCGCCGCAGTGGGATTCCTCGTGGCCTGGTGGATGCGGCGTGCGGCACCGGACTCGGACCTGGCGGGTGCGGAGATTGCGCAATGGCGGGCGGGAGCCATCCTGAGCGTCATGATGGTCCTCGGGGCCGGGGTTGCCTTGATCCTGCAGGGCCAGGGATTGGTTGACGCGGCCCTCTACGTGGACCCCGTGCTGGTGCTCATCGCCTGCCTGATCCTTGCCTACATCCCCGTCGGCTTGATCAGGTCAGGATTGAACGAACTCCTCGAAGGCGCGCCATCCAAAGAGATCGACGCCGCCATTACCGAGGCTGTCCACGCTGTCCGGAAACAGTACGGGCTGCAGGAGCCGCTGATCCGGTCCGGCAAGGTGGGCCGCAAGCTCTACGTAGAGGTGGACTTCGTGGTGGCCGGGTCCGAGTGGAACATTGGCCAGGAGGATGCCGTCCGCCGGGCTGTAGTGGCGGAACTCGAGCCCCTGGGCCTTGATGTTTGGGCGTACGTGGCCCTCACGGCGGACCCCACGCTCTTCGAATAG
- a CDS encoding extracellular solute-binding protein gives MPGPSMPPFMTSRGKRAEAPLRGTGAINVNRRSFLGVLGGAVFLAAAPAALTACSPGASAPLATTSGGLAEAVAKLVPSYIPLDLVKPDIPSVKGSTPGFTTLPGTLVKSVKDTPGKGGTYTAMTPAWWAIPPSLPENSYYKAVNAELGTTINFQVNDGNSYADKIQTVLASPKDVPDWVVIPSWNLPPRFGQAAKGIFTDLSEFLAGDKVKKYPNLANIPTASWKLGCFEGGLYGLPYPGALISDAIFYRADLFEQLGVEPPKSADEYLKVAKQLTDPAKNRWGSEDVWNGAQIMHGVVPKWKQVDGKLQNKFETDEYRAALEWTAKLFADGSVHPDAVAGNAQQSKQRFESGASLMASDGVGGWHEALARVLPSNPDFKMLPMDYFAPDGGAPTLFRAQPAAIFSFIKKTEDPAKVEELLALANFIAAPFGTQENRLITSGVEGVHYTKDAQGIPKMTGKGSQEVTSTYAFLVAGPIVNSMVQYPGLVEAQSGWEARQAPHVTEDAFFGMQIEEPTKFASLGKPFNDLAKDIIRGRKSIKDLDSEVASWRSKGGDELRDFYAGFLA, from the coding sequence ATGCCTGGTCCCAGCATGCCCCCGTTTATGACTTCCCGAGGAAAACGCGCAGAAGCCCCACTCCGCGGAACGGGAGCCATCAACGTCAACCGTCGATCCTTTCTGGGCGTCCTTGGCGGCGCAGTATTCCTGGCAGCCGCACCTGCAGCGCTGACAGCGTGCAGCCCGGGGGCGTCCGCGCCGCTGGCCACCACTTCCGGCGGACTGGCCGAGGCAGTAGCCAAACTGGTCCCCAGCTACATTCCGCTTGATCTGGTGAAGCCTGACATTCCTTCGGTCAAGGGCTCCACCCCCGGCTTCACCACCCTTCCCGGCACCTTGGTCAAATCGGTCAAGGACACTCCCGGCAAAGGCGGCACCTACACAGCCATGACGCCCGCATGGTGGGCAATACCCCCGTCCTTGCCGGAGAACAGCTACTACAAAGCCGTAAATGCCGAGCTCGGCACCACCATCAACTTCCAGGTGAACGACGGCAACAGCTACGCCGATAAGATCCAGACAGTCCTCGCCTCCCCCAAGGATGTACCGGACTGGGTGGTCATTCCCTCCTGGAACCTTCCGCCCCGCTTCGGCCAGGCCGCCAAGGGCATCTTCACCGATCTCTCCGAATTCCTGGCCGGGGACAAAGTGAAGAAATACCCCAACCTTGCCAACATCCCCACAGCCTCCTGGAAACTTGGCTGCTTTGAAGGCGGCCTCTACGGGCTTCCCTACCCCGGCGCGCTGATTTCGGATGCCATTTTCTACCGTGCGGATCTTTTTGAGCAGCTGGGCGTGGAACCGCCAAAATCCGCAGATGAGTACCTCAAGGTTGCCAAGCAGCTCACGGATCCTGCCAAGAACCGTTGGGGCTCCGAGGACGTGTGGAACGGCGCCCAGATCATGCACGGCGTTGTTCCCAAGTGGAAGCAAGTAGACGGCAAGCTGCAGAACAAGTTTGAAACGGACGAGTACCGGGCAGCGCTGGAGTGGACCGCCAAGCTCTTCGCCGATGGTTCGGTCCACCCGGACGCTGTTGCGGGCAACGCCCAGCAATCCAAGCAGCGCTTCGAATCCGGAGCCTCACTCATGGCCTCGGACGGCGTAGGTGGCTGGCACGAAGCCCTGGCCCGGGTTCTGCCTTCCAACCCGGACTTCAAAATGCTGCCCATGGACTACTTCGCTCCCGACGGCGGCGCGCCCACCTTGTTCCGCGCCCAGCCGGCTGCGATCTTCAGCTTCATCAAGAAGACAGAGGACCCAGCCAAGGTGGAGGAACTTTTGGCCCTGGCCAACTTCATTGCAGCCCCCTTTGGAACGCAGGAAAACCGGCTGATTACCAGTGGCGTGGAAGGCGTTCACTACACCAAGGACGCCCAGGGGATCCCCAAGATGACCGGGAAGGGAAGCCAGGAAGTTACCAGCACTTACGCGTTCCTCGTGGCCGGTCCGATCGTGAACTCCATGGTCCAGTACCCCGGTCTGGTGGAAGCCCAGTCCGGATGGGAGGCCCGCCAGGCTCCCCACGTAACTGAGGACGCCTTCTTTGGCATGCAAATTGAGGAACCCACCAAATTCGCCTCATTGGGCAAACCGTTCAATGATCTCGCGAAAGACATCATCCGCGGCCGCAAGAGCATCAAGGACCTGGACAGCGAAGTGGCATCCTGGCGGAGCAAGGGTGGAGACGAACTGCGCGACTTCTACGCAGGCTTCCTGGCGTAG
- a CDS encoding STAS/SEC14 domain-containing protein, with the protein MAEADHVDYTLQLQPDNVLLLAWHPGVRIEAQNARAAVDAVNGFAGGTRYPLLVRMANASHLSRAARDVFIEPCAASKIALLGENAVDRILVDYQLAAQPAPCPTRFFTSEAEATAWLLEGQPAGESLTRRAGSLGGSSQ; encoded by the coding sequence ATGGCTGAGGCGGACCACGTTGATTACACCCTCCAGCTCCAACCGGACAATGTCCTGTTGCTGGCGTGGCATCCGGGCGTCCGGATCGAAGCGCAGAATGCCCGGGCCGCTGTGGACGCAGTCAACGGGTTCGCCGGCGGCACCCGCTATCCGTTGCTTGTCAGAATGGCCAACGCGAGCCACTTGAGCCGGGCTGCACGTGACGTTTTCATTGAACCCTGCGCGGCCTCCAAAATTGCGTTGCTGGGTGAAAACGCCGTTGACCGCATACTGGTCGACTACCAGCTGGCCGCCCAGCCGGCACCTTGCCCCACCCGGTTTTTTACCTCGGAAGCAGAGGCCACTGCATGGCTTCTGGAGGGGCAGCCGGCAGGCGAATCATTGACCCGCCGTGCAGGTTCCCTGGGAGGATCTTCACAGTGA
- the yicI gene encoding alpha-xylosidase: MKFTDGYWLYRKGFSALRPQDVSDVVVDDDALTVYAPTKRISSRGDALNLPQITVTFDAPMPDVIGVTIEHFQGGLDRGPHFEVKHDDAGPTFGVHQDFAQITSGGLTAKISTSGEWGVDFFGDGRLLTSSTPRSVGVITDDQGRTFVHEQLSLGVGTNIYGLGERFGAFVKNGQSVDIWNEDGGTSSDLAYKNVPFFMTNDGYGVFVNHPELVSFEVGSEVVSRTQFSVEGQRLQYYVIHGPSPKDIIRRYTELTGRPSRIPAWSYGLWLSTSFTTDYDEETVTSFIDGMEQRNLPLSVFHFDCHWMRSFHWSDFVWDPATFPDPEGMLRRLHDRGLKVCVWINPYIAQRSHLFREGSDLGYLVKRPDGSVWQWDMWQAGMGLVDFTNPDAVRWYQDKLRVLLEQGVDSFKTDFGERIPTDVAWHDGSDPQRMHNYYSQLYNRTVFDLLTKELGEGEAVVFARSATAGGQSMPVHWGGDCESTFAAMAESLRGGLSLAASGFSFWSHDIGGFEGTPEPEIFKRWIAFGLLSSHSRLHGSNSYRVPWLVDEESVDVLRHFTEQKMRLMPYLQMAAEEAYSQGIPLMRPMFMEFPEDPGCAPLDRQYMLGPDLLVAPVMTPGGEVSFYLPEGTWTHFQTGETLSGPRWHHKECTVMEAAVWVREAAVIPVGTVSNRPDYQWTEDVEFHAFAAPDGLRRTLRVPAPDGGSKTFEVVVQGGKVTATSL, translated from the coding sequence ATGAAATTCACTGACGGATATTGGCTCTACCGCAAAGGTTTTTCAGCCCTGCGCCCCCAAGACGTCTCCGACGTGGTGGTTGACGATGATGCGTTGACGGTTTACGCACCTACCAAGCGGATCTCCTCCCGCGGGGACGCACTGAACCTTCCCCAAATCACCGTCACCTTTGACGCCCCGATGCCCGACGTCATAGGCGTGACCATTGAGCATTTCCAAGGCGGTTTGGACAGAGGGCCACACTTTGAGGTCAAACACGACGACGCCGGACCCACTTTTGGCGTGCACCAGGACTTCGCGCAGATCACCTCGGGCGGCCTCACGGCGAAAATCAGCACCAGCGGTGAGTGGGGCGTGGACTTCTTTGGCGACGGCCGGTTGCTCACCAGCTCCACACCCCGGAGCGTTGGAGTCATTACGGACGATCAAGGGCGGACATTCGTCCATGAACAACTCAGCCTGGGCGTGGGAACCAACATCTATGGACTCGGCGAGCGCTTTGGTGCGTTCGTCAAGAACGGGCAGTCCGTGGACATTTGGAATGAGGACGGCGGAACGTCCAGCGATCTTGCCTACAAGAACGTCCCGTTCTTCATGACCAATGACGGCTATGGCGTGTTCGTGAACCATCCGGAGCTGGTTTCCTTCGAAGTGGGTTCTGAGGTGGTCTCCAGGACGCAGTTCAGTGTGGAGGGCCAGAGGCTGCAGTACTACGTGATCCATGGCCCTTCCCCCAAGGACATCATCCGCCGGTACACCGAGTTGACGGGCCGGCCGTCCCGGATCCCGGCGTGGTCCTACGGCCTGTGGCTCTCCACATCCTTCACCACTGACTACGACGAGGAAACGGTGACCTCGTTCATTGACGGTATGGAACAGCGGAACCTGCCGTTATCTGTTTTCCACTTTGACTGCCATTGGATGCGTTCCTTCCACTGGAGTGATTTTGTGTGGGATCCGGCCACGTTCCCTGACCCGGAGGGTATGCTTCGGCGGCTTCATGACCGGGGTTTGAAGGTTTGTGTGTGGATCAATCCCTATATTGCCCAACGTTCCCATCTGTTCCGTGAGGGTTCGGATCTTGGCTACCTGGTGAAGCGGCCTGATGGTTCGGTGTGGCAGTGGGATATGTGGCAGGCGGGAATGGGCTTGGTGGACTTCACCAACCCGGATGCGGTGCGCTGGTACCAGGACAAGCTGCGGGTGCTGCTGGAACAGGGAGTTGACTCCTTCAAGACTGACTTCGGCGAGCGCATCCCCACTGATGTTGCCTGGCATGACGGTTCCGATCCCCAGCGGATGCACAACTACTACTCCCAGCTGTACAACCGGACGGTCTTTGATTTGCTGACCAAGGAGCTGGGTGAGGGGGAAGCCGTGGTGTTCGCCCGTTCAGCTACTGCGGGCGGCCAGTCCATGCCGGTGCATTGGGGTGGGGATTGTGAATCAACGTTCGCTGCGATGGCGGAGTCGTTGCGCGGCGGACTTTCCCTGGCCGCCTCGGGGTTCTCTTTCTGGAGCCATGATATTGGTGGTTTTGAGGGGACGCCTGAGCCGGAAATCTTCAAGCGTTGGATCGCTTTTGGGCTTCTTTCTTCCCATTCGCGCCTCCACGGTTCCAATTCGTACAGGGTTCCGTGGCTTGTGGATGAGGAGTCCGTGGATGTTCTGCGCCATTTCACGGAGCAGAAGATGCGTCTGATGCCTTATCTGCAGATGGCGGCCGAAGAGGCCTATTCGCAAGGTATTCCGCTGATGCGGCCCATGTTCATGGAGTTCCCGGAGGACCCTGGCTGCGCACCTTTGGACCGTCAGTACATGCTGGGGCCGGATCTTCTGGTTGCTCCGGTAATGACTCCGGGCGGGGAGGTCTCCTTCTACCTCCCGGAGGGCACCTGGACGCATTTTCAGACGGGTGAGACGTTGAGCGGTCCGCGCTGGCATCACAAGGAGTGCACCGTAATGGAGGCTGCGGTGTGGGTGCGGGAAGCGGCCGTCATTCCGGTTGGCACGGTGTCCAACCGGCCGGATTACCAGTGGACCGAGGACGTGGAGTTCCATGCTTTTGCGGCCCCGGACGGTCTGCGGCGCACATTGCGCGTTCCTGCCCCTGATGGAGGCAGCAAGACTTTCGAGGTGGTGGTCCAGGGCGGGAAAGTCACGGCGACGTCCCTCTGA
- a CDS encoding ABC transporter permease → MTIETEKPAASAGADTSQAPHSGSAQQTTTGKSKSGHAKSGKRLQEPGSGRPRAGKLARFKRDRSLVFMALPAVLLLAVFAYLPMLGNVVAFQEYSPFIGFADSPWVGLENFSRVFSDPDFWMAVKNTLVITAFQLVFFFPIPIALAILLNSLINPKLRSAIQAVVYLPHFFSWVLVVSVFQQLFGGAGLLNQSLRANGWEAVDVMTNPDTFLFLITSQAIWKDAGWGIIVFLAALSAIDPAQYEAAAVDGAGPWKRMWHVTLPGLRSVIVLLLILRLGDSLSVGFEQLILQRDAVGAEAAEVLDTFVYYTGVQNGDWSYAAAAGLIKGVISLALILAANKVAHIFGESGVYSK, encoded by the coding sequence ATGACTATCGAAACCGAAAAACCCGCGGCTTCGGCCGGGGCCGATACCAGCCAGGCGCCTCACAGCGGATCCGCGCAGCAAACCACAACCGGCAAGTCAAAGTCCGGCCATGCAAAGTCCGGCAAACGCCTGCAGGAACCTGGTTCCGGAAGGCCCCGGGCCGGCAAGCTGGCCCGCTTCAAGCGGGACCGTTCCCTGGTGTTCATGGCCTTGCCCGCAGTACTCCTGCTGGCCGTGTTCGCCTACCTTCCCATGCTGGGCAACGTAGTTGCGTTCCAGGAGTACTCCCCCTTCATCGGCTTTGCGGACAGCCCCTGGGTTGGCCTGGAAAACTTCTCCAGGGTTTTCAGCGATCCCGATTTCTGGATGGCCGTCAAGAACACCCTGGTGATCACTGCTTTCCAGCTGGTCTTCTTCTTCCCCATTCCCATCGCCTTGGCCATCCTGCTCAATTCCCTGATCAACCCCAAGCTGCGCTCAGCCATCCAGGCCGTGGTGTACCTTCCACACTTCTTCTCGTGGGTGCTGGTGGTCTCGGTGTTCCAGCAGCTCTTTGGCGGCGCCGGCCTCCTGAACCAGTCCCTGCGTGCCAACGGCTGGGAAGCAGTTGACGTCATGACCAACCCGGACACCTTCCTCTTCCTGATCACCTCGCAGGCCATTTGGAAGGACGCGGGCTGGGGCATCATCGTCTTCCTCGCGGCACTGAGTGCCATTGATCCCGCGCAATATGAAGCCGCCGCGGTAGACGGCGCGGGGCCCTGGAAGCGCATGTGGCACGTGACGCTGCCCGGGCTGCGCAGCGTGATCGTGTTGCTGCTGATCCTGCGGCTGGGCGATTCCCTGTCAGTTGGCTTCGAGCAACTCATCCTTCAACGGGACGCCGTGGGCGCCGAAGCGGCCGAGGTTCTGGACACTTTCGTCTACTACACCGGCGTGCAGAACGGCGACTGGAGTTATGCGGCCGCGGCAGGCCTCATCAAGGGCGTCATCAGCCTGGCCCTGATCCTTGCGGCGAACAAAGTGGCCCACATATTCGGCGAGAGCGGTGTGTATTCAAAATGA
- a CDS encoding LacI family DNA-binding transcriptional regulator yields the protein MDNRKASTSATITDVAREAGVSTSTVSYVMSGKRTISKETRDVVEAAMARLNYSPRSSARALASSRSNVLGLVVPLRPDVNVGVVMQFVTAVVTTARTFNQDVLLLTQDDPGSIERVTSQSMVDGLLMMDIEARDPRIPVLARLQKPAVLIGMPDEPRGLSCVDFDFSGASRLAVRHLWDLGHRSIAFIGSPPASLKRHATYADRALQGFTDAAASLGAASRSVACEADSPQLAKSLDAVFSGKNPATALVVHNEALLPMLREELSLRGLAIPGDISVVVIAPADVAKAAARPWTAVSIPAMDIGRSAVEMVMDRLSRDKPAELRLIAPSLTLGETTAEAP from the coding sequence ATGGATAATCGAAAGGCTTCAACAAGTGCGACCATCACTGATGTCGCCAGGGAGGCCGGCGTTTCCACCAGCACGGTGTCTTATGTGATGAGTGGTAAGCGAACAATTTCGAAAGAAACCCGGGACGTGGTGGAGGCCGCCATGGCCCGGCTGAACTACAGTCCCCGGTCCAGCGCCCGGGCCTTGGCGTCCAGCCGATCCAATGTTTTGGGACTGGTAGTGCCGCTGAGGCCGGACGTGAACGTTGGCGTGGTGATGCAGTTCGTAACAGCCGTGGTTACCACCGCCCGGACCTTCAACCAGGATGTGCTGCTGCTGACCCAGGACGATCCCGGAAGCATCGAACGAGTCACCTCGCAATCGATGGTGGATGGGTTGTTGATGATGGACATCGAGGCCCGTGATCCCCGCATTCCCGTCCTGGCCCGCCTGCAGAAGCCCGCTGTCCTGATCGGCATGCCGGACGAACCCCGGGGATTGAGCTGCGTGGACTTTGACTTCTCCGGTGCCTCCCGCCTCGCCGTCCGCCACCTGTGGGACCTGGGACACCGCAGCATCGCGTTCATCGGCTCACCACCCGCCTCGCTTAAACGCCACGCCACGTACGCTGACCGCGCCTTGCAGGGATTTACCGACGCCGCAGCCAGCCTTGGCGCTGCCAGCCGGTCCGTGGCATGCGAGGCAGATTCCCCGCAGTTGGCGAAGTCGCTGGATGCCGTTTTTTCCGGCAAGAATCCGGCCACCGCGCTGGTAGTGCACAACGAGGCCCTGCTGCCCATGCTCAGGGAAGAACTTTCGCTCCGCGGCCTGGCCATACCCGGCGACATTTCAGTGGTTGTCATTGCTCCGGCAGATGTGGCCAAAGCGGCCGCCCGGCCGTGGACCGCCGTCTCCATCCCGGCCATGGATATTGGACGGTCTGCCGTGGAGATGGTGATGGACCGCCTCAGCCGTGACAAACCCGCGGAACTACGGCTCATTGCGCCGTCGCTGACCTTGGGCGAAACCACAGCCGAAGCACCCTGA